In Xanthomonas sp. SI, the following are encoded in one genomic region:
- a CDS encoding ABC transporter substrate-binding protein: MQKSGVRAAVLGMAVLLGAALSACSGGGKDAAGKSGQITVGFSQVGAESEWRTANTASVKQAIEQAGMKLKFSDAQQKQENQIKALRSFIAQRVDVIAFSPVVESGWETVLREAKTANIPVVLTDRAVKVSDDSLYTTLIGSDFVEEGRKAGRWLLEQSPLKDGDKPVRIVELQGTVGSAPAIDRMKGFKEIIAANPRFQVVRSQSGDFTRAKGKEVMEAFLKSEGRNIDVLYAHNDDMAIGAIQAIEEAGLKPGKDILVISIDGVKGAFEAMQAGKLNVTVECNPLLGPQLVQAIRDAKAGKPLPKRIVVEESVYTQEQAAAELPKRKY; this comes from the coding sequence ATGCAGAAGTCAGGTGTGCGTGCGGCGGTGCTGGGAATGGCGGTACTGCTGGGTGCGGCGTTGAGCGCGTGTTCCGGCGGCGGCAAGGACGCGGCCGGCAAGTCGGGCCAGATCACGGTCGGCTTCAGCCAGGTCGGCGCCGAGAGCGAGTGGCGCACTGCCAATACCGCCTCGGTCAAGCAGGCGATCGAGCAGGCGGGGATGAAGCTGAAGTTCTCCGACGCGCAGCAGAAACAGGAAAACCAGATCAAGGCGCTGCGCTCGTTCATCGCCCAGCGCGTGGACGTGATCGCGTTCTCGCCGGTGGTCGAATCCGGCTGGGAAACCGTGCTGCGCGAAGCCAAGACGGCGAACATCCCGGTGGTGCTGACCGACCGCGCGGTCAAGGTGTCCGACGACAGCCTGTACACCACACTGATCGGCTCGGACTTCGTCGAGGAAGGGCGCAAGGCCGGGCGCTGGCTGCTCGAGCAGTCGCCGCTGAAGGACGGCGACAAGCCGGTGCGCATCGTCGAGCTGCAGGGCACCGTGGGTTCGGCACCGGCGATCGACCGCATGAAGGGCTTCAAGGAAATCATCGCGGCCAACCCGCGCTTCCAGGTGGTGCGCTCGCAGAGCGGCGACTTCACCCGCGCCAAGGGCAAGGAAGTGATGGAGGCGTTCCTGAAGTCGGAAGGGCGCAACATCGACGTGCTGTACGCGCACAACGACGATATGGCGATCGGCGCGATCCAGGCGATCGAGGAAGCCGGGCTGAAGCCGGGCAAGGACATCCTGGTGATCTCCATCGACGGGGTGAAGGGCGCGTTCGAGGCGATGCAGGCCGGCAAGCTCAACGTCACCGTGGAATGCAATCCGCTGCTCGGCCCGCAGCTGGTGCAGGCGATCCGCGACGCCAAGGCCGGCAAGCCGCTGCCCAAGCGCATCGTGGTCGAGGAATCGGTGTACACCCAGGAGCAGGCCGCCGCCGAGCTGCCCAAGCGCAAGTACTGA
- a CDS encoding aldehyde dehydrogenase family protein, whose translation MSQRFQSYIDGQWLAGGDLAADENPSDLSAPVGEVGSVDADAVRGAIAAANAAQAKWAASTPQQRADALDFVGSEILARKQELGTLLASEEGKTLPESIGEAARAGQIFKFFAGEALRIPGEKLASTRPGVDVEITREPVGTVGIIAPWNFPLAIPAWKIAPALAYGNTVVFKPAEIVPGCAWALAEILSRAGLPSGAFNLVIGSGRTVGQALVEDPGIDALSFTGSVPTGNHLLKQAAARGLKIQLEMGGKNPLVVLADADLDLAVEIAVNGAYFSTGQRCTASSRLIVERAVYDEFVARVSKRLATLKIGHALTPGIDIGPVASASQFAQDRDYVRIAQKEGAELVYGGEALECEHQGHYMRPALIAAQPQHRIAREEVFGPVAAVMPADDYEHALALANDTEFGLCAGIATRSLKHATHFKRHAQAGMVMVNLPTAGVDPHVPFGGRKASSYGPREQGRYAVEFYTTVKTAYTFAG comes from the coding sequence ATGAGTCAGCGTTTCCAGAGCTATATCGACGGGCAGTGGCTGGCCGGCGGCGACCTCGCGGCGGACGAGAATCCGTCCGACCTGTCCGCGCCGGTCGGCGAGGTCGGCAGCGTCGATGCCGACGCGGTGCGCGGCGCGATCGCCGCGGCCAACGCGGCGCAGGCCAAGTGGGCGGCGAGCACGCCGCAGCAGCGCGCCGACGCGCTGGACTTCGTCGGCAGCGAGATCCTGGCGCGCAAGCAGGAGCTGGGCACGCTGCTGGCGTCCGAAGAAGGCAAGACCCTGCCGGAGAGCATCGGCGAGGCCGCGCGCGCCGGGCAGATCTTCAAGTTCTTCGCCGGCGAGGCGCTGCGCATTCCCGGCGAAAAGCTCGCCTCCACCCGCCCCGGCGTGGACGTGGAGATCACCCGCGAGCCGGTCGGCACGGTCGGTATCATCGCGCCGTGGAATTTCCCGCTGGCGATCCCGGCGTGGAAGATCGCCCCGGCGCTGGCCTACGGCAACACCGTGGTGTTCAAGCCGGCCGAGATCGTGCCCGGCTGTGCCTGGGCGCTGGCCGAAATCCTCAGCCGCGCCGGCCTGCCCAGCGGCGCGTTCAACCTGGTGATCGGCAGCGGCCGCACCGTCGGCCAGGCGCTGGTCGAGGACCCCGGCATCGATGCGTTGAGCTTCACCGGCTCGGTGCCCACCGGCAACCATCTGCTCAAGCAGGCCGCCGCGCGCGGGCTGAAGATCCAGCTGGAAATGGGCGGCAAGAATCCGCTGGTGGTGCTGGCCGATGCCGACCTGGACCTGGCGGTGGAGATCGCGGTCAACGGCGCGTACTTCTCCACCGGCCAGCGTTGCACCGCCTCCAGCCGCTTGATCGTAGAGCGTGCGGTATACGACGAGTTCGTCGCGCGGGTCAGCAAGCGCCTGGCCACGCTGAAGATCGGCCATGCGCTGACCCCCGGCATCGACATCGGCCCGGTCGCCAGCGCCAGCCAGTTCGCGCAGGACCGCGACTACGTGCGTATCGCCCAGAAAGAAGGCGCCGAGCTGGTGTACGGCGGCGAGGCGCTGGAATGCGAGCACCAGGGCCACTACATGCGCCCGGCGCTGATCGCCGCGCAGCCGCAGCACCGCATCGCGCGCGAGGAAGTGTTCGGCCCGGTTGCGGCGGTGATGCCGGCCGACGATTACGAACACGCGCTGGCGCTGGCCAACGATACCGAATTCGGCCTGTGCGCCGGCATCGCCACGCGCTCGCTGAAGCACGCCACGCATTTCAAGCGGCATGCGCAGGCCGGCATGGTGATGGTCAACCTGCCCACCGCCGGGGTCGATCCGCACGTGCCGTTCGGCGGGCGCAAGGCCTCCAGCTACGGCCCGCGCGAGCAGGGCCGCTATGCGGTGGAGTTCTATACGACGGTCAAGACGGCCTATACATTCGCGGGATGA
- the araD1 gene encoding AraD1 family protein, with protein sequence MRLIQLLDESGIPSVGAVEANGTQVRLLREVGSTYALANAALAAGLGLDDYATHQLGDIVLDYAELLANHRVLSPLTHPDPAHCRVTGTGLTHLGSAATRDAMHQNLQQQADQGTLTDSMKIFQLGVEGGIPRDGQPGAQPEWFYKGDGSILVAPGAPLPSPDFALDGGEEPELVGLYVIGADGVPYRLGFALGNEFSDHVTERQNYLYLAHSKLRACAVGPELRSGELPRDLRGSSRIRRGDAVIWEKPFVTGEANMCHSLANLEYHHFKYAAHRVPGDVHLHFFGTATLSFADGVQAEPGDRFEIELPELGAALVNPLQRVSAGFELGGVRAL encoded by the coding sequence ATGCGATTGATCCAACTGCTCGACGAGTCCGGCATCCCCAGCGTGGGCGCCGTAGAGGCGAACGGCACCCAGGTGCGCCTGCTGCGCGAAGTCGGTTCGACCTATGCGCTGGCCAACGCCGCGCTCGCCGCCGGCCTCGGCCTGGACGACTACGCCACGCATCAGCTCGGCGACATCGTGCTCGACTATGCCGAACTGTTGGCCAACCACCGCGTGCTGTCGCCGCTGACCCACCCGGACCCGGCGCACTGCCGCGTCACCGGCACCGGCCTGACCCACCTGGGCAGCGCCGCCACCCGCGACGCGATGCACCAGAACCTGCAGCAGCAGGCCGACCAGGGCACGCTCACCGATTCGATGAAGATCTTCCAGCTCGGCGTGGAAGGCGGCATCCCGCGCGACGGCCAGCCCGGCGCGCAGCCGGAATGGTTCTACAAGGGCGACGGCAGCATCCTGGTCGCGCCGGGCGCGCCGTTGCCGTCGCCGGACTTCGCGCTGGACGGCGGCGAGGAGCCGGAACTGGTCGGGCTGTACGTGATCGGCGCCGATGGGGTGCCGTACCGGCTCGGCTTCGCGCTCGGCAACGAGTTCTCCGACCACGTCACCGAACGCCAGAACTATCTGTACCTGGCCCATTCCAAGCTGCGCGCCTGCGCGGTGGGGCCGGAGCTGCGCAGCGGCGAACTGCCGCGCGACCTGCGCGGCAGCAGCCGCATCCGCCGCGGCGATGCGGTGATCTGGGAAAAACCCTTCGTCACTGGCGAGGCCAACATGTGCCACTCGCTGGCCAACCTGGAATACCACCACTTCAAGTACGCCGCGCATCGCGTGCCCGGCGACGTGCACCTGCATTTCTTCGGCACCGCCACGCTGAGCTTCGCCGACGGCGTGCAGGCCGAGCCGGGCGACCGCTTCGAGATCGAACTGCCGGAACTGGGCGCGGCGCTGGTCAATCCGCTGCAGCGGGTGTCGGCCGGGTTCGAACTGGGCGGCGTGCGCGCGCTGTAA
- a CDS encoding LysR substrate-binding domain-containing protein encodes MPAATPWFVRARLKTRQLMLLLAIEEEGNIHRAAETLNMSQPAASKLLKDLEDMMEVPLFERLPRGMRPTWYGEAMIRHARIALSSLGEAGAEIEALKAGYFGSVSVGAIAGPAMTLLPAALAQVTEQHPLLRVALRVDGSDVLLEQLAQNKLDIVVARLFARHDKRNLHYQALAEEEVCAIARPGHPILAMPQPALRELAATGWIVPPDGSVLRHRFELMFQNAGLEPPKRVVETSALVVLPQLLRQSDYLAVVPMDVARHFADHGSVAIVPVELSCRMDAFGIITRTDWLLSPGARIMLEALQAAAGPVYGYVAPAEEAPAPADADAPTEG; translated from the coding sequence ATGCCTGCCGCCACGCCCTGGTTCGTCCGCGCCCGCCTGAAGACCCGGCAGCTGATGCTGCTGCTGGCGATCGAGGAGGAAGGCAACATCCACCGCGCCGCCGAGACCTTGAACATGTCGCAGCCGGCCGCGTCCAAGCTGCTCAAGGACCTGGAGGACATGATGGAGGTGCCGCTGTTCGAACGCCTGCCGCGCGGCATGCGCCCGACCTGGTATGGCGAGGCGATGATCCGCCACGCGCGCATCGCCCTGTCCAGCCTGGGCGAGGCCGGCGCCGAGATCGAGGCGCTGAAGGCCGGCTATTTCGGCAGCGTCAGCGTCGGCGCCATCGCCGGGCCGGCGATGACCCTGCTGCCGGCCGCGCTGGCCCAGGTCACCGAACAGCATCCGCTGCTGCGCGTGGCGCTGCGCGTTGACGGCAGCGACGTGCTGCTGGAGCAACTGGCGCAGAACAAGCTCGACATCGTGGTGGCGCGGCTGTTCGCGCGCCACGACAAGCGCAACCTGCACTACCAGGCGCTGGCCGAGGAAGAGGTGTGCGCCATCGCCCGTCCCGGCCACCCGATCCTGGCAATGCCGCAACCGGCGCTGCGCGAACTGGCCGCGACCGGCTGGATCGTGCCGCCGGACGGCAGCGTGCTGCGCCATCGCTTCGAGTTGATGTTCCAGAACGCCGGGCTGGAGCCGCCGAAGCGGGTGGTGGAGACCTCGGCGTTGGTGGTGCTGCCGCAGCTGCTGCGCCAAAGCGACTACCTGGCGGTGGTGCCGATGGACGTGGCCAGGCATTTCGCCGACCACGGCAGCGTGGCGATCGTGCCGGTGGAACTGTCGTGCCGGATGGACGCGTTCGGCATCATCACCCGCACCGACTGGCTGCTGTCGCCGGGCGCGCGAATCATGCTGGAGGCGCTGCAGGCCGCGGCCGGGCCGGTGTACGGCTACGTCGCGCCGGCAGAGGAAGCGCCGGCACCGGCGGATGCGGACGCGCCAACCGAAGGATGA
- a CDS encoding SDR family oxidoreductase — protein MDNTASAASPGTGNATYGSLHGRRVFITGGGSGIGAALVEAFAGQGAQVAFVDVAAEASEALAERLAAAGLARPWWRRCDVTDVAALQAALGEAAAELGDFHVLLNNVGSDDRHALDAVTPEYWERCVAINQRAAFFAIQALVPGMKRLGGGSIVNLGSTGWQTKTGGYPVYATAKSSVNGLTRGLARELGAARIRVNVLTPGWVMTERQVTLWLDEAGERELARNQCLPDKVMPEDIARMALFLASDESRAITAQEFVVDAGWT, from the coding sequence ATGGACAACACGGCAAGCGCGGCGTCTCCCGGCACCGGCAACGCAACCTACGGCAGCCTGCACGGGCGCCGGGTCTTCATCACCGGCGGCGGGTCGGGCATCGGCGCGGCGCTGGTCGAGGCCTTCGCCGGGCAGGGCGCGCAGGTCGCCTTCGTCGACGTGGCCGCCGAGGCCAGCGAAGCGTTGGCCGAGCGCCTGGCCGCGGCCGGCCTGGCCAGGCCGTGGTGGCGCCGCTGCGACGTCACCGACGTGGCCGCGCTGCAGGCGGCGCTGGGCGAGGCCGCCGCCGAGCTGGGCGATTTCCATGTGCTGCTCAACAACGTCGGCAGCGACGACCGCCACGCGCTGGACGCGGTGACCCCGGAGTACTGGGAGCGCTGCGTGGCGATCAATCAGCGCGCCGCGTTCTTCGCGATCCAGGCGCTGGTGCCGGGCATGAAGCGGCTCGGTGGCGGTTCGATCGTCAACCTCGGTTCCACCGGCTGGCAGACCAAGACCGGCGGCTATCCGGTCTACGCCACCGCCAAGTCGTCGGTGAACGGGCTGACCCGTGGCCTGGCGCGCGAACTGGGCGCGGCGCGGATCCGGGTCAACGTGCTGACCCCGGGTTGGGTGATGACCGAGCGCCAGGTCACGCTGTGGCTGGACGAGGCCGGCGAGCGCGAACTGGCGCGCAACCAGTGCCTGCCGGACAAGGTGATGCCGGAAGACATCGCGCGCATGGCGCTGTTCCTGGCCTCGGACGAGTCGCGCGCGATCACCGCGCAGGAATTCGTGGTGGATGCGGGCTGGACCTGA
- a CDS encoding IlvD/Edd family dehydratase: protein MGSPTKPVRRSQAWFGREGKQGFYYRSWLKSAGHPHDMFDGRPVIGICNTWSELTPCNGHLRELAEHVKRGVYEAGGFPLEFPVMSLGETQMLPTAMLFRNLASMDVEESIRANPLDGVVLLMGCDKTTPSLLMGAASVDLPTIGLSGGPSLSGNWRGQPLGSGTGVIQMSEMVRAGTLSQDEFVEAEACMQRSKGSCMTMGTASTMASMVEALGISLPENAAIPAVDSRRARLARLSGRRIVQMVEDDLRMSQVLTRSAFANAIKVNAAIGGSTNAVIHLLAIAGRLGVPLSLDDWDQLGSRLPCLVNLKPSGQYLMEDFYYAGGLPAVMRELGAELELDALTVNGRTLGENVADAPCWNREVIHALDTPFREQAGIAVLRGNLAPDGAVIKPSAASPHLLRHRGRAVVFESIEDMKARIDDEALDIDADCIMVLKNCGPRGYPGMAEVGNMPLPPKLLRAGVTDMVRISDARMSGTAYGTVVLHASPEAATGGTLALVRDGDIIELDVPGRSLHLEVSDEELLRRRSEWTPLPTPLRGWSKLYVEHVQQAHLGADLDFLVSGSGADVARDSH, encoded by the coding sequence ATGGGCTCACCCACCAAACCGGTCCGCCGCAGCCAGGCGTGGTTCGGTCGCGAAGGCAAGCAGGGTTTCTACTACCGCAGCTGGCTCAAGAGCGCCGGCCATCCGCACGACATGTTCGACGGGCGCCCCGTGATCGGCATCTGCAACACCTGGTCGGAACTGACCCCGTGCAACGGCCACCTGCGCGAGCTGGCCGAGCACGTCAAACGCGGCGTCTACGAGGCCGGCGGCTTCCCGCTGGAATTCCCGGTGATGTCGCTGGGCGAGACGCAGATGCTGCCCACCGCCATGCTGTTCCGCAATCTGGCCAGCATGGACGTGGAGGAATCGATCCGCGCCAATCCGCTGGACGGCGTGGTGCTGCTGATGGGCTGCGACAAGACCACCCCGTCGCTGCTGATGGGCGCGGCCAGCGTGGACCTGCCGACGATCGGTTTATCCGGCGGCCCGTCGCTGTCCGGCAACTGGCGCGGGCAGCCGCTGGGTTCGGGCACCGGGGTGATCCAGATGTCGGAGATGGTCCGCGCCGGCACCCTGAGCCAGGACGAGTTCGTCGAGGCCGAGGCCTGCATGCAGCGCTCCAAGGGCAGCTGCATGACCATGGGCACCGCCTCGACGATGGCCAGCATGGTCGAGGCGCTGGGCATCTCGCTGCCGGAAAACGCGGCGATCCCGGCGGTGGATTCGCGCCGCGCGCGGCTGGCGCGACTCAGCGGCCGGCGCATCGTACAGATGGTCGAGGACGACCTGCGCATGTCGCAGGTGCTGACCCGCTCCGCGTTCGCCAACGCGATCAAGGTCAATGCGGCGATCGGCGGCTCCACCAATGCGGTGATCCACCTGCTGGCGATCGCCGGGCGCCTGGGCGTGCCGCTGAGCCTGGACGATTGGGACCAGTTGGGATCGCGGCTGCCGTGCCTGGTCAACCTGAAACCGTCCGGCCAGTACCTGATGGAAGATTTCTACTACGCCGGCGGATTGCCGGCGGTGATGCGCGAACTCGGCGCCGAACTGGAACTGGACGCGCTCACCGTCAACGGCCGCACCCTGGGCGAGAACGTGGCCGACGCGCCGTGCTGGAACCGCGAGGTGATCCATGCGCTGGACACGCCGTTCCGCGAACAGGCCGGCATCGCCGTGCTGCGCGGCAACCTGGCCCCGGACGGCGCGGTGATCAAGCCTTCCGCGGCATCCCCGCACCTGTTGCGGCACCGCGGCCGCGCGGTGGTGTTCGAAAGCATCGAGGACATGAAGGCGCGCATCGACGACGAGGCGCTGGACATCGACGCCGACTGCATCATGGTGCTGAAGAACTGCGGCCCGCGCGGTTACCCCGGCATGGCCGAGGTCGGCAACATGCCGCTGCCGCCGAAGCTGCTGCGCGCCGGCGTCACCGACATGGTGCGCATCTCCGATGCGCGCATGAGCGGCACCGCCTACGGCACCGTGGTCCTGCACGCCTCGCCCGAGGCCGCCACCGGCGGCACCCTGGCGCTGGTGCGCGACGGCGACATCATCGAACTGGACGTGCCCGGGCGCTCGCTGCACCTGGAGGTCAGCGACGAGGAACTGCTGCGCCGGCGCAGCGAATGGACCCCGCTGCCGACGCCGCTGCGCGGCTGGAGCAAGCTGTACGTGGAGCACGTGCAGCAGGCGCACCTGGGCGCGGACCTGGATTTCCTGGTCAGCGGCAGCGGCGCCGACGTGGCGCGCGATTCGCATTAG
- a CDS encoding RNA polymerase sigma factor, with product MAAHPKRAWARMFAEHGPVLRGFFVRRGANEDAEDMVQETYLRLLRAHQHQGEAIANPEAYLYTVALNLAREQAARRKQAPLRIDEMEQFSQLLAAGDDVEDTAQRQQRQQRLQALLAGLPERTRAVLVMQYRDGLSYKQIAERMGVSAHMVKKHVVRGLSACRRALAESGESW from the coding sequence GTGGCGGCACATCCCAAGCGCGCGTGGGCGCGCATGTTCGCGGAACACGGTCCGGTGCTGCGCGGCTTCTTCGTGCGCCGCGGCGCCAACGAGGACGCCGAGGACATGGTGCAGGAAACCTATCTGCGCCTGCTGCGCGCGCATCAGCACCAGGGCGAGGCGATCGCCAATCCCGAGGCCTACCTGTACACGGTGGCGCTGAACCTGGCGCGCGAACAGGCCGCGCGGCGCAAGCAGGCGCCGCTGCGCATCGACGAGATGGAGCAGTTTTCGCAATTGCTGGCCGCAGGGGACGACGTGGAAGACACGGCACAGCGACAGCAGCGGCAACAGCGCCTGCAGGCCCTGCTGGCCGGCTTGCCCGAACGCACCCGTGCGGTGCTGGTGATGCAGTACCGCGACGGCCTCAGCTATAAGCAGATCGCCGAACGCATGGGCGTGTCCGCGCACATGGTCAAGAAGCACGTGGTGCGCGGGCTGTCGGCGTGCCGGCGGGCGCTGGCCGAGAGCGGAGAAAGCTGGTGA
- a CDS encoding FecR domain-containing protein has product MQALDATQQAQLMDWLTASPLHLREYMAVLRVAGELGEAMRGMDLDVDALLDADRRADTNAAPRNVIALPLPQRPQRPAPQIPHTKDRRARLRGWGMGLAAALCGVAVLAGWAWPRTETYSTAHGEQRSVQLADRSVVHLNAQSALRATMTPWSRRLQLLHGQASFVVAPDRRPLQVLAGVLRVEDIGTTFDIALYRQQARIEVAEGRVHVWRADRPRQPMLADLRAGQSARIDDASGTVELASEDVAAMHAWWQRRIVFRDEPLANVAEDFNRLNRTRLLIDDAAAGAMRLTGNLRGDDIASLRAFLADQPTLRVTASADGIRVGSRAAPQPVAR; this is encoded by the coding sequence ATGCAGGCGCTGGACGCGACCCAGCAGGCGCAGCTCATGGACTGGCTGACCGCATCGCCGCTGCACCTGCGCGAATACATGGCGGTGCTGCGCGTGGCCGGCGAACTGGGCGAGGCCATGCGCGGCATGGACCTGGACGTGGACGCGCTGCTCGACGCCGACCGTCGCGCCGACACCAACGCGGCGCCGCGCAACGTGATCGCGCTGCCGCTGCCGCAACGGCCGCAACGCCCTGCCCCGCAGATTCCCCACACGAAAGACCGGCGTGCGCGCCTGCGCGGCTGGGGCATGGGCCTGGCCGCGGCGCTGTGCGGTGTGGCGGTGCTGGCCGGCTGGGCTTGGCCGCGCACTGAGACCTACAGCACCGCGCACGGCGAGCAGCGCAGCGTGCAGCTGGCCGACCGCAGCGTGGTACACCTCAATGCGCAAAGCGCCCTGCGCGCGACCATGACCCCATGGAGCCGGCGCCTGCAGCTGCTGCATGGCCAGGCCAGCTTCGTGGTCGCGCCGGATCGGCGCCCGTTGCAGGTGCTGGCCGGCGTGCTGCGGGTCGAGGACATCGGCACCACCTTCGATATCGCCCTGTACCGGCAACAGGCACGCATCGAGGTGGCCGAGGGCCGCGTGCACGTCTGGCGCGCCGATCGCCCGCGGCAGCCGATGCTGGCCGATCTGCGCGCCGGGCAGAGCGCGCGCATCGACGACGCCAGTGGCACCGTCGAACTGGCCAGCGAGGACGTCGCCGCGATGCATGCCTGGTGGCAGCGCCGCATCGTGTTCCGCGACGAGCCGCTGGCCAACGTGGCCGAGGATTTCAACCGGCTCAACCGCACCCGCCTGCTGATCGACGATGCCGCCGCCGGTGCGATGCGCCTGACCGGCAACCTGCGCGGCGACGACATCGCCTCGCTGCGCGCCTTCCTCGCCGACCAGCCGACGTTGCGCGTCACCGCCAGCGCCGACGGGATCCGGGTCGGCAGCCGTGCGGCGCCGCAGCCGGTCGCACGCTAA